A stretch of DNA from Candidatus Margulisiibacteriota bacterium:
GGGTTTTACGCTGGCCGATACCTTTGCGGATAATTTTTATTATAGTTTGAATTTTGATAATCTGGCGGCTACCGGCCAGCGCAAACATTCCGCTTACCGTGACCAGCGGCTCTCCGGTAAACTTGGCTGGTTTGACGACAGCTCGGAATTAAATTTGTATTACAAACTGGCGGATGCGCAGGCCAATTACCCTGACCAATTAACCGCAGCAGAAATTCTCGACAATCGCCGTCAGGCTATTGCGCCGGACAGCAGAGATATAGATACCGATCAGACCAATCTGGAATATCTGGGCAGTCTGGGAACAGATTGGGCTTATGTGCTTAATCTCGGCGCGCGCAATAGGAAAGTAAAATTTAATACTTTAGGCAGGGGGGGGAACAATACTATTGTCCGTGCCGCTGAAAACAGACACAGTTATTTAGGACAACTGACCTATAAAAACAAATTAACTGTTGGTTATGATTATCGTTTGTCGAACATTCGTTCTAGGGATTACGGATATGACGCGAATAGTTATATTCAATACCCGCTGAATGAAAAAGTCTCTGATATTTCTGCGACTAAAGGCGAGTACGCGCCGTACATTCAATACTTCGACCGCTGGGGCGCTGCGTACTGGCGTTATGGCGCGCGCGAGGACAGCGTGGATTATGTGCAGACGGATAATTTTAATAAATCTGCTGAACGTAAGACCAAAAAATTTTCCAAACGCGCGCACAACGGCGAGCTGGGCTGGGATTTTATTCCGGACTGGCAGGTCTATTACAGTTATGGTGAGGCCTTCAAAGCACCGGGGTTTTCTTATTTATTCGGCTCGTGGGGCTCTAATGAAAACCTGACTGCAGAGCTGGCTAAAACACAGACCGCTGGCCTGCGCTGGCAAAATGCGTATACTAATTTTAACTGGAATGTTTTCCAGACGCTTGTTGAGGATGAGATTATTAGCGTTACAGATATTTCTTATAATACAATTAATCAAAATGCCCAACAGACCAGACGCGATGGTTTTAATCTGAACATCGAACAGAATCTTGATTCAAACTGGCAGGTGTTTGCTAATTATAATTATGTGAAGGCGCGTTTTGTGGAAGCAGAATATTTTGATTGGACTGCATTTGACTGGTTTGATTTGGATGGTTACGCTCTGCCGCAGACGCCGGAGCAGGTATATAGTCTGGGCACGGCGTATACTTTCGGCCAGTATCGAATTTATCTGGCGCAAAATTTTGTGGACGCGCAGTATGCTGGCGATGACCTTTTTAATGAATGGAACTTATTGCCAGCTTATACTTTTGTCGACGCGCGCGTGGATTACCAAGCAGGCGACAACCTGAATATTTATTTATCCGTGCACGATCTGTTTAATAATATCTATAACACTAAATCGCTGGTTTGGTTTAATTCTGCTACCTCTGGAACGGATTTAGTCTACACCCCCGCCGACCTGCGTTCGGCGGCCATAGGAGCGCAATGGTCATTTTAGTTTTATTGGGTTTTTGCTCGACGCTTTCTCTGGCGGTCATTTTAGAGCGGCTGGTCTTTTTCTGGACGCATAAAAAATTTACCGCCGGAGAAGCCGAGCAGCATCTCTACCTGCTGTCCACCTGTATTTCCGCCGCGCCGCTTCTGGGCATACTGGGCACGGTGGTGGGTATTCAACAGGCTTTTGGCGGCTATGCGCTGTCCGGCGATATGCAGTCTATCGCGGGCGGCATAGCGATCGCTTTGCAAACGACGGCGGCGGGATTGTTGATCGCCCTGACCGATCTGGTTTTTTATAATTATTTTTCCCACAAGGCCGACCATGCGTAAAAATCCTCCGCATATTGACCTGGTGCCGCTGCTGGACACGATCTTTTTACTGCTGCTGTTTTTTGTCTGCGCGGCGCTGCTACAGTCCGGCAATCTAGCGGCCGGACTATCCGGTCAGGGCACGCGGCTGGAAAAATATCACACCATCACCATAACTCAAGAGAAAATCGACGGTCTGGACAGTATCGATGATCTGCCGGTGCTGATCAAGGCCGCCGCGGATGTGCCTTTTGGCCGCGTGGACACGGTTCTCCGGCGGCTGCAGGAAAAAAATATTGCCAAAGTAAATTTTGCTTTATGATACGCTATTTTTTGCTCTCGCTGTTTCTGCATCTTTTGGTTTTATTGCCGCTGAACTTGACTGGCAGGCTGGCTTTCAATAATTTTTATTTTGGCGCCGGACAGAGCGGCTCCGCTCAGCCCGTAATGCCGGCCGGCTTGTTTTCCGTTGAACAGACGGACGCTGGTTATGCGATCGTCGGTGTGGAAGAATTAGCTGTTTATGCCGACCCGCAAAATTTCCCGCCGCGTTACCCGCCGCTGGCTCTGCTCCGCCGCTGGCAGGGCGAAACGACCCTGCTCCTGTATATCAATAAGAACGGCGCCATAGACAGAGTGTTTTTAGAAAAATCCTCCGGTCATAAAATTTTAGACGAAGCGGCGCTGAATACAGCGGCGGCCTGGCGGTTTAGCAGTCTGAACAGAAATATACAGGTCAGATTTCCGGTCAGGTTTGTGCTGGATCGATAGTCCTAATGTAGTTGACATTTTCCCCAAAGCGGCGGGCTATCCGCGCTTGTTAAAGCGGAAGCGCATTTAATTTCTGACGAAATTCAGCATCCCGCCCGCGCTGAGGAT
This window harbors:
- a CDS encoding TonB-dependent receptor; amino-acid sequence: MKKILVFCFFILGYAFSQVYEASGITVVGKRLYDGSLQTGYYGAAQIITSADIQAAGALTVPDVLQKYGIAKYSNATGSPIDWTLNWNGFSKGEEVVVIVDGVKVNEADDNVVYWTNIPVSDIERIEALPGAASAQYGSGAFAGVLNIVTNKSPRKSVLAEIGTDGYGRQGFTLADTFADNFYYSLNFDNLAATGQRKHSAYRDQRLSGKLGWFDDSSELNLYYKLADAQANYPDQLTAAEILDNRRQAIAPDSRDIDTDQTNLEYLGSLGTDWAYVLNLGARNRKVKFNTLGRGGNNTIVRAAENRHSYLGQLTYKNKLTVGYDYRLSNIRSRDYGYDANSYIQYPLNEKVSDISATKGEYAPYIQYFDRWGAAYWRYGAREDSVDYVQTDNFNKSAERKTKKFSKRAHNGELGWDFIPDWQVYYSYGEAFKAPGFSYLFGSWGSNENLTAELAKTQTAGLRWQNAYTNFNWNVFQTLVEDEIISVTDISYNTINQNAQQTRRDGFNLNIEQNLDSNWQVFANYNYVKARFVEAEYFDWTAFDWFDLDGYALPQTPEQVYSLGTAYTFGQYRIYLAQNFVDAQYAGDDLFNEWNLLPAYTFVDARVDYQAGDNLNIYLSVHDLFNNIYNTKSLVWFNSATSGTDLVYTPADLRSAAIGAQWSF
- a CDS encoding energy transducer TonB, which produces MIRYFLLSLFLHLLVLLPLNLTGRLAFNNFYFGAGQSGSAQPVMPAGLFSVEQTDAGYAIVGVEELAVYADPQNFPPRYPPLALLRRWQGETTLLLYINKNGAIDRVFLEKSSGHKILDEAALNTAAAWRFSSLNRNIQVRFPVRFVLDR
- a CDS encoding MotA/TolQ/ExbB proton channel family protein — its product is MVILVLLGFCSTLSLAVILERLVFFWTHKKFTAGEAEQHLYLLSTCISAAPLLGILGTVVGIQQAFGGYALSGDMQSIAGGIAIALQTTAAGLLIALTDLVFYNYFSHKADHA